TCACCGTGATCGTCGTGGCCACCCTGGCGATCGGCCTGGTCCGCTGGCTCGGCCGCCGCTGAGGCGTCCCGGCGGGCGGTCGGGCCGACCGCGCTGGGATCCCGGCAGCTTGTCGGGAGAGACCGGCGTTCAGTCAGCCGACGCCCCGCCGGACGCACCGCTGAGACCCGTACGGTCCTCAACTCCACGGCCGCTGCGACAGCCCGACAGCCCGTCAGCAGACCGACCGCTCAGCCCTCTACCCCGCGGTCACCCGCGCCTTCGCCCGCCCCCGCCGAACCCCGTTCGGCCACAGCCTCGGACGCCGCTTGGCCGCCAGGTCCTCGATCCAGCCGAACGCCAGGATCGCGAGCCCGATCAGCGGCCAGACCAGGACGAACATCCAGAGCATGTCCGTCGCGTCGAGCGCGGCGACCGCGCGGTCGCTCTGCATGAAGGGCAGGCGGTAGGCGAGGTCGATGATCGGGACCGTGGCCATGATCAGCAAGTTGTGCCAGAGGTAGATGGTGACGGCCCGGTTGTTGGAGAGGGTCACCAGCTTGTCCCAGCGGGCGAGGCGGCCCGGCAGTTCCTGCCAAGACGGCGAGTACTGGAGGAGGATCACCACGAACCCGAAGGACCAGGCCGCCTGGGCGAGCGGGATGTCGTTGAGGTCCCAGCCATCGGGGCCCAGATGGCCGGAGGCCCACCACAGGGCGAAGGCCATCACCATGACCGAGCCGGAGACGGCGAGATAGCGCGGGACCTTCGCCAGCACCCCCTCGTGGTGTGCGATGCCGAGGACCCAGCAGCTGCCGTAGACCGCGAAGTCGGTGACCGCGTTGCCGAGTTCGCCGGGGATGGTCACAAGTCCCGTGCCCAGCACGGCCGTCAGGGCCAGCGGGGCGAGCAGGGTCGCCCACGGCACCCTGCGGAACGCCCACAGCAGCAGCGGGGACGCCACCACGAACCAGAGGTACGCGCGGAGGTACCACAGCGGGCCCACCGCCTGGTCCGCCCACGTGCTCTCCAGCAGGCTCGACGGGAAGCCGACCTCCCAGGGATACGGCGGCGCGCCGATCGGGATGACGTAGTTGACCATCTCCAGCAGCCCCCAAGTGCCGCTGTGGTCGGGGTCCTTGGAAAGGTTCCAGCCGCCCAGGAACATCAACGGCAGCACCACCGCGCTGAACGCCCACAGCGGCGGCAGGAGTCGGCGGACCCGGCCCCTGATCACGCTCAGCGTGGGCCGGCCGAGCGAACGGGCCATCAACGAGCCCGCCAGCGCGAACATCACGCCCATCGACGGGAACAGCACGGTCAGCCACGCCCACCCGAACAGGTGGTAGAGGACCACCCGGACCAGGGCGAGGGAGCGGAGAAGGTCCAGGTAGCGGTCCCGGCCGGGTGCCTTGGGCGCTGCGGGCGCAGCCCCACGCTGTTCCGGCACGGAGGCGTTGTGCCGACCCGCCGCGTAGTCCTGCGTCATCCGACCGGCCTCCGTTCGTCGCTCTCACTGCCCGACCGCTGTCGCGGCACCGGTCCGCCCGG
This is a stretch of genomic DNA from Streptomyces sp. NBC_00285. It encodes these proteins:
- a CDS encoding acyltransferase family protein; translated protein: MTQDYAAGRHNASVPEQRGAAPAAPKAPGRDRYLDLLRSLALVRVVLYHLFGWAWLTVLFPSMGVMFALAGSLMARSLGRPTLSVIRGRVRRLLPPLWAFSAVVLPLMFLGGWNLSKDPDHSGTWGLLEMVNYVIPIGAPPYPWEVGFPSSLLESTWADQAVGPLWYLRAYLWFVVASPLLLWAFRRVPWATLLAPLALTAVLGTGLVTIPGELGNAVTDFAVYGSCWVLGIAHHEGVLAKVPRYLAVSGSVMVMAFALWWASGHLGPDGWDLNDIPLAQAAWSFGFVVILLQYSPSWQELPGRLARWDKLVTLSNNRAVTIYLWHNLLIMATVPIIDLAYRLPFMQSDRAVAALDATDMLWMFVLVWPLIGLAILAFGWIEDLAAKRRPRLWPNGVRRGRAKARVTAG